GCTGATCTGGGTCGCCGCCATTCCCAGCGGCCTGAGCACATCCGCCACCTGAGCCCACGAGGCACCAGCACCGGCGACGGCGTAGCGATCCGCGACATTCGCCTGCACCGCGTTCATGCGCGACATGTCGATGATCACCACCGGCCGGTCGATGGCGAACGACCCGGTGTAGGACAGCCCGGCGCCGCGCGCGATCACCGGTACACCGTGTTCGCCGAGCAGCCGAACCACGGCGGATGTTTCATCCGTCGATTTCGGGGCGACCACCATCAAGGCCGGCGTCTGGCGGTTGCGCGAAAACACGTCGGACGTCGCCAGATCGCACCGGCTCGGATCGTCCGTGGCATGATCGTCGCCGACGATGGCGCGGATTTGGTTCAGCAATGACGGATCGATTTGCGTTTGCTGTGTCATTCGCGCGTGGTTTACCCGTCAGCCGGACGCGGCGGCCAGCGTCGGAGCGCCGACTTCGGATTTCGACGCGGCGCTGAGTGAGCCCAGCGCCTCAAGGCACTGATCGGTCGTCATCACGTCCGCGTATTTTTCGGCCATGTCGAACAGGTTGACGCAATGCGATACATGACTGCGGTCATAGACGGCGTCGTGGCAGACCGCGACGCGGAAGTTGAACGCGAAGGCGTCGACCACGGAGCCGCGGACACATCCGCTGGTGGTGCAGCCTGTGACGATGATGGAATCCACGCTCTTGTCGATCAGATAGCTCGCCAACGGCGTGCCGAAGAACGCGCTCGGATGCTTCTTCGGCACCAGCGTGTCGCCCGGCTTCGGCGCGACCTCGGCCACGAACTCGTATCCCTTGGCCGGAACGCCCATTAGGGCCGGCACCTTGTCGGCCAGGCGGCCGGCATCGAACTGCTCCTTGGGCGCGACATACGGATAGAGCACAGGCCAGCCGTTGGCGCGAAACACCTTGAGCAGCCGCTCGATGTGCGTGACGGCCTTCCAGCCGACCTCGCCGCACGACGTCGGGAATTCCTTGATCGCGTCCCAGAAGGGCATCGGCCGCGTGCCGACCGTCCGATACTGCACGTCGATGATCAGCAGGCCCGGGCGCCTGCCGAAGCCCGTCGGCTTGCCAAAACCCGCCGCACGATAGGCCCGCTGCTCCTCCTCGGGAATGATTCCGTCCCACGGTTTCATGCGATCTCCTTTCACTGCAATCGGCGGTGCAGGTAGCGGCCGCGTCCGACCGCGGCATCCACTAACGAGCCATTCTCGAAAACCGGCTCGCCGCGAAGGAGGGTGTGAACGACCTTCCCCGTCAACGACCAGCCATCGTAGATCGAATAGCCGGCGCTCGAGATGACGTCGGCGTTGGCGACTTTGGTCGTGGCATTGAGGTCGACGATCGCGAGATCGGCGTCGTAGCCCGGCGCAATCATGCCCTTGCGATTGCCCAAACCCATGATCCGCGCCGGCCGTTCGGACAGCAATTCGACCAGCCGACGGATCGGAACGCCGCGCTTGTGGAAGCCTTCCGACAGCATGATCGGCAGCAGCGTTTCGAGGCCGGGGCATCCCGGCGAAGCCGCCCAGATATCGCCCGCTTTCGACGACATGTCGCGATGCACGTGATCGGTCGCGACAGTGTCGATCAGACCCGAGCCGATGCCTTGCCACAGGGCCTCGCGGTCCGAAGCCTCGCGCAGCGGCGGATTGATCTTACCGATCTCGCGGCCGCTCCAACCGACATCGTGCGTCAGATAATGCGGGCACGTCTCGATGTAGATCTGCGTGCCCATCTCGCGCGCGATCCGTGCGGCATCGAGCGCCTGTGCCGACGAGGTGTGCACGATGTAGAGCGGCGAGCCGGTGTTGCGCGCGAACAGTCCCGCGCGCTGCACGGCATCGGCTTCCACGAAGGGCGGGCGCGTGGCGTTCCAGCTCGCCAGTCCGCCGGCGCCTTTCGGATCGGCCTCCATCACGGTCTTGCGAAGCTGCCAGGCGACTTCGATGTTTTCCGGATGCGGACACACCATGCCGCCGTTGCGCGCAGACAACTGGCACAGGCGAAACAGGAATCCGTCGTCGATATCGGGCAGGCCGAGCCGCTTCCCTTCGCCGCCACGGTTGTTCATGAAGATCTTGAACGACGGCGCACCGTAATCCGACGCATAGGCCGGCACGCCCGCGAGCTGCTGCTCGGTCGAGATGATGAAGTGGTAGCCGAAATCGATGCGCGCGCCGGCTTCGGTGACCGCGCGCACATCCTCGAAAATCTCTTCGAACGGCTCGGTCGCCATCAGGTACGGAATGAAGGTCGTGACGCCGCCCACGGCCGCAGCCGCGGTTTCCGTTGCCGCGTCGGCCTTCTCGCGCGGGCGGGCGATGTCCTTGCCGTGTCCCAGATGAAGGTGGACGTCGAGCACGCCCGGCAGGACCAGCAGCCCGGAAACATCGAACGTCCGCTTGGCTTCGACGGCTTCGGCCGGCGACAGCAGCGCCGCGACCTTGCCGTCGTTGATCGCGACGGTCATGCGCTGGGGATCGCGTCCCGGAAGCGCAACATCACCGCCGACGATGACCAAATCGAACATCATGACTCAACGCAAGGCGGCGGCCCGCCCTTCCCTAACTGTACCTGATCTCCAGCGCATCGAACTTGTCCTTGGCGACGGCTCGCTGGCGCTCCTCGAAGCTCGCGAGCCGTCCGCCGACTTCTTGCAGCGAGCCATGATCCCGCAGGCTGCCGAGAACCTCCGTGACGGCGCGAAGCGCAGCCTGAAGTGCAGCATTGGCGTAAAGCGCGGTTGCGAAACCCATCTCCGCGAGCTTCGCGCGCGGCAGCGGCGGTGTCTTGCCGCCGTGAACGACATTGACGATCTGCGGAACCGGCAGCTCCCGAGCAATCCTCGTCATCTGCTCGGCGTTCACCGGCGCTTCGACGAAGGTCACGTCAGCGCCGGCTTCGATGAAGGCATGAGCGCGATCGAGAGCGGCCTCGAAGCCCTCGACCGCAATGGCGTCGGTGCGTGCCACGATCTGAAAATTGCCGTCGACGCGCGCATCCACCGCGGCGCGTATCTTGTGCACCATTTCGCTCAGCGGGATGACGCCCTTGCCCGAGAAGTGGCCGCACTTCTTGGGAAACACCTGATCTTCGAGTTGCAGCCCCGCAC
The Rhodoplanes sp. Z2-YC6860 genome window above contains:
- a CDS encoding isochorismatase family protein, with product MKPWDGIIPEEEQRAYRAAGFGKPTGFGRRPGLLIIDVQYRTVGTRPMPFWDAIKEFPTSCGEVGWKAVTHIERLLKVFRANGWPVLYPYVAPKEQFDAGRLADKVPALMGVPAKGYEFVAEVAPKPGDTLVPKKHPSAFFGTPLASYLIDKSVDSIIVTGCTTSGCVRGSVVDAFAFNFRVAVCHDAVYDRSHVSHCVNLFDMAEKYADVMTTDQCLEALGSLSAASKSEVGAPTLAAASG
- a CDS encoding dihydroorotase — protein: MMFDLVIVGGDVALPGRDPQRMTVAINDGKVAALLSPAEAVEAKRTFDVSGLLVLPGVLDVHLHLGHGKDIARPREKADAATETAAAAVGGVTTFIPYLMATEPFEEIFEDVRAVTEAGARIDFGYHFIISTEQQLAGVPAYASDYGAPSFKIFMNNRGGEGKRLGLPDIDDGFLFRLCQLSARNGGMVCPHPENIEVAWQLRKTVMEADPKGAGGLASWNATRPPFVEADAVQRAGLFARNTGSPLYIVHTSSAQALDAARIAREMGTQIYIETCPHYLTHDVGWSGREIGKINPPLREASDREALWQGIGSGLIDTVATDHVHRDMSSKAGDIWAASPGCPGLETLLPIMLSEGFHKRGVPIRRLVELLSERPARIMGLGNRKGMIAPGYDADLAIVDLNATTKVANADVISSAGYSIYDGWSLTGKVVHTLLRGEPVFENGSLVDAAVGRGRYLHRRLQ
- a CDS encoding isocitrate lyase/PEP mutase family protein, which gives rise to MTTRCERLKALFARRDAAVMPGAPNALFARVAEDLGFESAYVTGAGIANMHLGVPDIGLVTLSELADHVQAMAEAVNVPLLVDGDTGFGNPINTARTVRIIERAGGAGLQLEDQVFPKKCGHFSGKGVIPLSEMVHKIRAAVDARVDGNFQIVARTDAIAVEGFEAALDRAHAFIEAGADVTFVEAPVNAEQMTRIARELPVPQIVNVVHGGKTPPLPRAKLAEMGFATALYANAALQAALRAVTEVLGSLRDHGSLQEVGGRLASFEERQRAVAKDKFDALEIRYS